The Oryza brachyantha chromosome 6, ObraRS2, whole genome shotgun sequence region ATACTATTCCCCGTACACCTTGTTGGTTTGTTCCATATCACTTTCTATTCAAAACTTTTCACATGTTATTCTCAGCAACACACTCCCTGTCCatagtctttttttctctcaaataATCCGTACTAAGCATAGAAAACCTTCATCcaaaaaacttcatttttatCTCATATTGTTTATctcaaatgattttatttttatcatttactaCATTGGAGtatgataaagaaaaaagaatgcaTTGAGATTTAAAAATGcatagaataaatatattgaactttagaaaaataaacattttaattCTTTATgctttatatagatatatatgagTGGGATTGAAATTACAACTTCTTTTGGGACAGATACAATATGTAACTATGTCTGggtgaaagataaaagattgttttttattttaataactatttagtatatacttaatgaaattaatcgtaaaagttataaatctaCTTTTAAAAGGCAAGATGGttagattttatatagaaatccTTTTAATGAAACACACTAATTaacaatttgaaaaatatgcatgGAAAATCCGTGAAAAATCCATAAAAGACGCAGTCTATTAActcaattatttgtttttactataaatttaaattttaaattttaaattaagaattgattttagtttttttttcgattaatgGGCAGCTGGTGCTCCATTaactccaccgccgccctctTGAGATCTCCGCCGGGCTCCCACCACCCAAAAATACGCTTATAAAACTCAGCTAAAAACCCGCCAAATCGCCAGAAAAAATTCACCCGCGGCAACCGGCAAACCGCGCGCCTCCGAGACCGCATATCCACACCACCCCCACCCCGCCCATGCCGCCGCCCAGCCTCacgacggccgcggcgcccgGCCAGGTCGCGTCTtccgcgagcggcggcgaggcggacgcGGTGGCGATCGCGAACGGCGCGCTCCACCCCTCCTCGGCGACCGgggacgcgcggcggcgcggcggcaagAAGGTGAAGGTCCACCccgcgccgacggcgacgccggacGCCGGCGGTGCCGGGGGCGCGATGGagaggaggggcggcggcgtgggaggagggtggtggagcgggaggccggagtggtggtcggcgtcggcggtggcgtccATCCTGCTGCGgcacccggcggcggcgctgttcGGGTGCGGGATGCTGCTGTTCATGGGCGTGGAGTACACCATCCCCATggtgccgcccgccgcgccgccgctggacctcggcttcgccgccaccgccgcgctccaCGCCGGGATCGCCGCCCGCCCATGGCTCAACtcgctcctcgccgcgctcaACACGGTGAGCCGCTCTCTctgccttcctcctccccccaccaACCAATCCAGATCCAATGCACCTCCAGCTCTGCACATTGCAGTAAaaatttcatctttttatttttttcttatttttgcaCATGGCTTCCTTGCTAAGCATAGGGAAAGCTGTCAACTTTAGGCGTGTCGGAACGCATGCATTTTACACGATTTTTGGTAGGCGTGGTATCGTCGAAAAGTCTCGGATTTTGGCGAAACTTCGCTACAATTGTTGGCCGCATTTTGTGTGGCATGCgatgttttggttttgttgATTGTGACAAAGTTAGGTTGCGTTCATCGTGTTCTCAgtttttctcggtttttacAATGTGTTTACTAAACTGATTAAATAgagtgttttttaaaaagcttttataaaaaaagtttatcgtctcatatttgtaaatatattagaatttCAACCTTGTACAATTATATAGCTATAAGAATAAGATAATCTTTCCTCTTTCATTCatcaacaaaagaaacaagtCTAGCTAGAagcatttgttaataaaatagCACAGCCCTAATTTGACTAGTAAAATTTACACTTGACATAATTGCTGTCTGATCAAGTAGAAAAAGTACATAACTTTTTGTCATATACCAATTTGCCCAGTAGGATGTTGGGTAATGTATTGATTCCCAAAACATCATGGAACATTCTTCTTCAAATCTGTAGATCAAGTATAAGGTAAAAGATTTGTGCCCAAGGTTAATTAGCATCCTAGAAATTGCCAATCTTGGTGAAGAAACCTAAGGTGGCTACGAACCGGCGTCAATTGCTGTATCCGTTGTTCTTGTACTCTACAAGTTTCTGGGGCCAGCTAGGCATGTTGCAGTACAAGCTGGTGGGCAGCGACGACACCACGCGAAATTGATGGCGCCGGTGCACCAACGCCACCAAAATCCACACACCAATACAACCCCAACCTTTTCCCAGAAGAAAAACCCAATctttgatagaaaaaaaaaagatacaatCTTTTCCCAGAAGAAAAACCCAGTCtttgaaggaaaaacaatAATCTTTGATGATGAACACAATCCTTTCCCAGAAGAAAAACGCAATCTTGGAAGAAAAACACAAGTAGTTTCCCAGAAGAAAAACACAAATCTTTGGAAGGAAAAAAGGAGCCAATCTTTGATTAAAAAACCTAATCTTTTGCGACACCCATGGATTTCATGATAAGATTCTGCGTCTTGCCAGCTGGCGAGCTGCCCAACATTTGCAGAATCTGGGATGAATGTGACTGCGACGCTGACGGATTCTTGGCCGTGCCTGCATGGCATGGCGTGCGATTGCAGGTGTTCGTCGCGATGCAGGCGGCGTACATCCTGTGGGCGATCCTCGCCGAGggccggccgcgcgccgccgtggcggcgctgATGATGTTCACCTGCCGCGGCGCGCTGGGCTGCGCCACGcagctgccgctgccggcggAGTTCCTCGGCTCCGGCATGGACTTCCCCGTCGGCAACGtctccttcttcctcttcttctcgggccacgtcgccggcgcggtgATCGCCGCCGAGGACATGCGCCGcgctggccgccgcggcctggCGCGCCTCTACGACGCGCTCAACCTGCTGCAGGGCGTCAGGCTGCTCGCCTGCAGGGGCCACTACACCAtcgacctcgccgtcggcgtcggcgccgggcTCCTCTTCGACATGCTCGCCGGCAGGTACCTGGACGGCAAGaacgtcgtcgacggcgccgccgccgcgccggggaCGGGGAgccgctgctgcagctgccacAAGGCTCTCTTATCACAGTAGCTTACACTACAATCTTGGGCCCCCAGGGCCTCATGTCCCAGCCATTAATGGCAATTGCAGTTGGTTGGGCATCAAATGCCATTTTTTTGTGATGTAATCGAGATTAAATGTTACCTACTGATGTGTAATTGTACAAACACTATTCAATCCATCTAAGCTtagctctaaaaatatcaGTACCACAAGTTTCAATCAAGCAGAGAGCCAAACAGAATCAGCGGAAAGAAGTAAGCTGGTCACAGATTGACAGGATCAAAATGCATCGTTATTTCTGACATGAGTATTGAATACACTTTTCTGAAGATGATTTCAGGATTCAGATATGATTTCCTCTGTAGCAGATTAACATCTGCATGtacaaatatatgataatgCATTGCAAGTTTTGACTAGCATACCGTGATAAGTTCTTTCCTCAGACTTGCATCATGCAGCTGCAAGTATGTGCTACATATCACCTATAAACCCCAAGAAAACACCAGGGTAGCGACAGTCGCAAAAGAATTGTCAGAAGCGACCACCAATGTGTTGCAGTTAAGTCATGGCTAAGTGGCTGATCATCTTCCACAGGCACAGCACTATTCTTTGTGATCGCCATTGACAGAACCATTCTGCTCACCGAGCTTTTGGAACTCGGCCTCGATGACTTCGACAATCTTGGCGTCCTCAGGGTCTTGGTCAGGTATGTTCACATGTAAGGAGCCCTGCTTGTTGAGCTCCTGGTTCAATGCTTGCTCCTCAATGTAGTGGTAGAGTTCTTGGTGGAAAGGATGGTCAAGAGAGAAGCAATTGCCGATGTcatttgatgaatttttaGATGATCTTGAGCCTTCCCGCTGACAAAAATGGGGAAGGGAAGAGTGGTCCATAATCTGCATAGTTCAAGAAATCCTTTGTTTATCATCATAGTTTGTGAGCCGCAAAAGCAGAAAATACTAGGAGTACTATGATCAAGTTCCATGGTGCACAGGTTCTCCTAGGCCGCGTTAGGCACCCAGCAAGTTATCTTAaccccctcgttttccgcgcgcatgtTTCTCGAattgctaaacgatgtatttttttgaaattttctatagtaatgttgttttaaaaaatcaattaatcaattttatattttttaataattaatattactacgtttttcacaCCGAATAACTAACCCACTCCCCCCTCCTAccaaacatggccttagttGACTTGTTTTATAGAAATGCGACGATACATTGTCTAGCAATGAATTAACGCTGTAAATATATCCATATCAGTTGGAAAAGAATATTAGTTTCAGTTGCAAGCAATCATACCTTTAGAAGTTCTTCCCGCCCACAACCATGCAAAACATGGACCTTCTTTCTTGTCCTCTCTTGCAAGAGAGGTTTCACAACCTATTAACAAAACTAAATgaattgttttatgttttcaaaagaaaaaaaaaacagtgtaaACAAAACCTTCGGCACTGTACCTTCCAACATGCTGAGAATATATATGGAGCATTAACTATATAATAGGTCTCGGTCTTTTCAGGGTAATTCAGATCATCAACAGTAGATATTGCAGTCAAAATCTGTATCCATCAGTAGTATCTAATCAGTAGCAGCGCAAATAATGGACAATCAAGCATAACGCACAGATCTTATAGAGAAATTAGTTATTAGAATAGGCTCATTCTTgttgtaaacatatttttgcgCTTCATTTTCGAGAACTTAAATGTCTGTGCTTATAATGCCATTTGTCTGTTTACATAGGCTGGTGAGCAGCTTAGAAGCATAAACAATGATAGAAAGGAAAAGCAACGCCATGTATATATAGTACCTTCATTTGGTTGAGTGCTGACAATTTCAAACCAGTCATATCTAGAACCTTTATACAGGTGCTAATAGGCCGCCCAAACTTCTTCGACGCCATAGGCTAGATGGAACATAACAagcaagaaaatatatgtgttaAGAATATCTCACATAAGCAATCTATTAACCAAGATGGAATATAGTACTGCACTCACCAAAATAATACGATCACGATACTCGTTGATTTGAATATGAGATTGCACATAGTAATGGACCTGAAAATCCAATGCAGAGATCATTATAGTGAACATAGAGACAGGCGCGGTTTACTTATCAATCCAGCAGAAAGGCATTTCAACTATGTTGCAAGTTGGTAATGCAGTATATCGCTTTGCTTTTAATTGGCAGGGATGAAATCTGGCAAGCTAtgggaaaaataataaatttgtatttcaCTAATCACAGACGACAAAGCAATGACATAGTTTGAAATTGCATATTCTAAGAAGTATGCGGGCAATTACCGAAGCTTTGTCATATGTGCTCAGTCCAACACCAATGGCAAATACTGGGATGCCCTGGAAAAGTAAAAGGATCACATggagtattaaaaaaatttagaatggCTGGTATATGTACTATGCACTTTATGCACATCACAGACATTTTTTAATCATCCACTTAATACTGATACATCCTATAGTAGGAAACATCTTGCTTCCATAGACATCTTCTTAGTGAAGAGTtccaaaatatgaaaatagcaATGCCACTTAAGTCATTAGGGTATCATTCTCCtgaataattttaataatggaAGTTCCAAATTGCTCAATGtgtaaatcattttttcagtGTTACAAAATATGTACCTTATTTTTATTCATCACAAACATGTCTAGAGATGTATAGTTCAAGAATACGGTAGCATTAGAATTTGGAAAGccaatgtgaaaaaaaaactaccacACACATAAAGCAAAGGAAATAGCTGCATCCGTTTCAATCTATGAAGAATATCGCAGGTTAAGGAACATATTCTAATTCAACAGAAGATCCTACAGATATGAAATATGTATTACTAATAGTGgaacaaatgaaaataataagtAGCTTAACATAGTTGTACCTCCTTTGAGTATCCTGACAATCCAACAAGCTGTGTCTCGCGTATtgatctatataaatctactGGAACTATAGGTTTCTGCAATTGTTCAAGAGATCAAGATGatcaaaaataagaaaatggaAAAGTACATACAAAGGCCTTTCGGCCGtaccggcaaaaaaaaaagtacatacAAAGTTACAGATACCCAAGTTTAGTTTTGTCCCCAAGGATATGAGTCAATAACCAAGTTTGTTGTAGCAGAAGAATCACTCACCTCCAGTATACTATCAATTTCATTTTGAATCCTCCAATTCAAAGAATCTAAAAGCtgggataaataaaatatatttaattaatgaagcaagccaaaaatcatttttttcctttatcatGCATCAAATGGGAAAAAAGTGTAAAGTAAAACATTACCATATCACGAGCCTTGGAAACATGCCATTCTCTAGCTTTGAGGAAGCGCAATAGTGTTTCTGTTGGATAGTCCTGGTGCACATTCTGAAAAAGGAATGCATATACTTGAGAGTTGAGAACTCAGCTCATAGGCAATATTCTTAGGTAGCACATGATACTTTACAACCTCTTATAGTAAAAATAGAATTTCGAAAACTAAAATAGCTGAAATGcaccaaaataatttgtggcaGCCAAGTAGGATCAGATACTAGTTTGACTATAGCAACACACTGtttcaactttaaaaaatagctGAATTAGTTCTAGGTATATGCTTATCTTAAGTTGCCTTTTATTCCATTCTCCCTCATAGAATCTTAGCCCTTAACAATCaggttttattatttaaaaaggGAATCAGTACCTTTCTCATACAAAGATTTCGAAAATAGATAACATGTAATAAGAAATCATATATCACATACAAGATCTCCATTCCAATAATAATGGAAGGAATGCacataaatttgttatttaaaAACGAGTATATTATATTCTCTAAAAGCAACTAAAACGACAGAAAAAGGGAATATGTTTCGGAGTTGAATCATTTGGCCCTATTAAATACCATACTGTCCAAGTAAAAATGGTTCTTTGTTCTCTAATACTTTGCCCACCCTGTCATAAAAGTTGCACAATAATTCTGATGCGAGTAGCATCCAATTGTGATTCCCACTACACTAGCCATGGGATTCTGCTCCAAACAAACAGACATGTCCTACTCAGTACCCGGTGCATGTCGATAATCTTACTTCTGAAGAGCATTTCACTAACCAAAAACACATAAAGCAGTCTACAAGTGGGATGCATATCAGCGTTACAGCGCATGCTTTCCACTTAGAGACTACAATTCTCTAGTGCCATCATATTAACAGAACTGAAAGCAAAAGGACAATGACATGATGCCAAAGAGCTTGGAAGAGCTACTAGAAGAATGTGTAACAGCCCAAGCCCAAGTGAAGAAAAGGTACAGGTGAACACTACATTATTACCAACAAATCTCTCAATTCCCCATATGaaagcaagaaaaaatatatgcaaggAGGCTCAAGTGCCAATAACCACTCTGTCCACTAGCTGACTTTGTGGACTTACAGAACAATCCCTTGGGACCATCCGTTGTGGAAAGCAACACACCTCATACGTCCCCAACCCTATCGTTAAACCACTAAAATTTACCCCTAAAAGGGTCTCCAATATGTGGCCTacagaaaacagaaaaagaacacCTTTCATCCTAACAACCCTCGCTCCAACTTTCCCAACTGCAATTTTTTGTTCATAGATCCATTATCGTTctacacaagaaaaaaatccctaACACCGATTGCTTCGATTTATCGAGACATCATCCAAGCTCACAAtgagtttataaattaaaagtgGAGGAGCAGTTTAGTTCATATATGAATCAAATTTCAGTTCTACAAACTATTGAACTGAACCGAGGCACCTGATTGTCTCTGATCAAACTGTACACCAATAAAAGATCAAACCTGACATCAGAGAGCCAGGAATCTacgaagcaaaaaaaaaaaaaatcacacacacacacacaaaacgATCGATACCTGAAACGTCTCCTTCAGCGGCGCCTCCACTGCAAGAACCCAAAACACACACATTGGTTAGCACCAATCCAAAACACGTACGCAAAACCCGCAAAAATTccatcctttttttcttctccgcCGGCGGGCGCGAATCCGGAAGCGGCACGCGCACCTACCTTGGTCCAGGAGGCGAGCGAgctcctcgacggcggcgtcgcagGCGGTGGCCCCCATTGCCGGACGGCGCGCCGCGCGGGGCCCGTGGCAGCTTGCCGCCCCGCCGCGAGTgaggaaggtggaggcggcggattTGGCGGGGAGCTCGGGAGAGAGGGGGTAGTGAGATTCGAGGGAGATTGGAGAGCAGAGtccgcgccgacgccgagtTCGTTCTTGGTCGCTCTGCTGGTGAGCAAAAGGCCCTCTTCTCCAGTGCCTATATAtactcgttttttttttgtcttctttttctttttccaaaactGATTTACTCTATCCGACTGAGAATATagcttttaaaataatattattcagttaaacattttaattttaactgtACT contains the following coding sequences:
- the LOC102714657 gene encoding phosphatidylinositol/phosphatidylcholine transfer protein SFH2-like, encoding MGATACDAAVEELARLLDQVEAPLKETFQNVHQDYPTETLLRFLKAREWHVSKARDMLLDSLNWRIQNEIDSILEKPIVPVDLYRSIRETQLVGLSGYSKEGIPVFAIGVGLSTYDKASVHYYVQSHIQINEYRDRIILPMASKKFGRPISTCIKVLDMTGLKLSALNQMKILTAISTVDDLNYPEKTETYYIVNAPYIFSACWKVVKPLLQERTRKKVHVLHGCGREELLKIMDHSSLPHFCQREGSRSSKNSSNDIGNCFSLDHPFHQELYHYIEEQALNQELNKQGSLHVNIPDQDPEDAKIVEVIEAEFQKLGEQNGSVNGDHKE
- the LOC102715948 gene encoding phosphatidylcholine:diacylglycerol cholinephosphotransferase 1-like, encoding MPPPSLTTAAAPGQVASSASGGEADAVAIANGALHPSSATGDARRRGGKKVKVHPAPTATPDAGGAGGAMERRGGGVGGGWWSGRPEWWSASAVASILLRHPAAALFGCGMLLFMGVEYTIPMVPPAAPPLDLGFAATAALHAGIAARPWLNSLLAALNTVFVAMQAAYILWAILAEGRPRAAVAALMMFTCRGALGCATQLPLPAEFLGSGMDFPVGNVSFFLFFSGHVAGAVIAAEDMRRAGRRGLARLYDALNLLQGVRLLACRGHYTIDLAVGVGAGLLFDMLAGRYLDGKNVVDGAAAAPGTGSRCCSCHKALLSQ